The following proteins are co-located in the Bordetella bronchialis genome:
- a CDS encoding acylphosphatase, whose translation MADPHIETVFVQIRGKVQGVGFRMATVRRAHMLGATGWVQNAADGSVEALVQGTPDQVDQMLEWLGRGPPGALVREVTSRREFIDKRYGSFQQL comes from the coding sequence ATGGCAGACCCCCACATCGAAACCGTCTTCGTGCAGATCCGCGGCAAGGTACAGGGCGTGGGCTTTCGCATGGCGACCGTGCGGCGCGCGCATATGCTGGGTGCGACCGGCTGGGTGCAGAATGCCGCCGACGGCTCGGTGGAAGCCCTGGTGCAGGGTACGCCGGACCAGGTGGACCAGATGCTGGAATGGCTGGGCCGCGGCCCGCCGGGCGCGCTGGTCCGCGAAGTGACGTCGCGCCGCGAATTCATCGACAAGCGCTACGGCAGTTTTCAGCAGCTGTAG
- a CDS encoding ABC transporter substrate-binding protein: protein MPLSRRNFVLGTTGILGASAIGAPRFARAADEPLRIGWLAALTGPSSAPGVGFDRGVKFAAETLNAAGGVKGRKIEIITRDTQGDPTKAVNATQEMINSIKVDAIWGPTNSGESLAVTPIMARARMPNIHPCVIDSLIDPKKFPNAFRIAPSNEQWDDATRNYCLQVLKVKKVAVIGDTTGYGVSALKTSVANFKRDGAEVVYSNNIDATQPDMTPDMTRARNAGAEVIVIWSVSTGMEARLFNARAEMGWDVIFAGHPSMASGEIRGLLSKPQNWDKVYAVGYRSCSYDANGKLPARSQEFVDKVKGKVNLDDTLFWWVTAGYDAVQMVAKAVQESGASSKEIIAYWNSLNPYQGYFGNYTYTPDQHNGYPTADVVMSAANSAKHGTFALAPGYA from the coding sequence ATGCCTTTATCGCGTCGGAATTTCGTCCTGGGCACCACCGGGATACTGGGTGCGTCGGCCATCGGCGCGCCACGCTTCGCCAGGGCGGCCGACGAGCCGCTGCGCATCGGCTGGCTGGCGGCATTGACCGGGCCGAGTTCGGCGCCGGGCGTGGGCTTCGACCGCGGCGTCAAGTTCGCCGCGGAAACCCTGAACGCCGCGGGCGGCGTCAAGGGCCGCAAGATCGAGATCATCACGCGCGACACCCAGGGCGATCCCACCAAGGCGGTCAACGCCACGCAGGAGATGATCAACTCCATCAAGGTGGACGCGATCTGGGGCCCGACCAATTCCGGCGAGTCGCTGGCCGTCACGCCCATCATGGCGCGCGCCCGCATGCCGAATATCCATCCCTGCGTGATCGACAGCCTGATCGATCCCAAGAAATTCCCCAATGCCTTCCGCATCGCGCCGTCCAACGAACAATGGGACGACGCCACGCGCAACTATTGCCTGCAGGTGCTGAAGGTAAAGAAGGTCGCGGTGATCGGCGACACCACCGGCTACGGCGTCAGCGCGCTGAAAACCAGCGTCGCGAACTTCAAGCGCGACGGCGCGGAGGTGGTCTACAGCAACAACATCGACGCGACGCAACCCGACATGACGCCCGACATGACGCGCGCCCGCAATGCCGGCGCGGAGGTCATCGTCATCTGGAGCGTGTCCACCGGCATGGAAGCACGCCTGTTCAATGCGCGCGCCGAGATGGGATGGGACGTGATCTTCGCCGGCCATCCCTCCATGGCCTCGGGCGAGATCCGCGGCCTGCTCAGCAAGCCGCAGAACTGGGACAAGGTCTATGCGGTGGGCTACCGCAGCTGCAGCTACGACGCGAATGGCAAGTTGCCCGCGCGCTCGCAGGAATTCGTCGACAAGGTGAAGGGCAAGGTCAACCTGGACGACACGCTGTTCTGGTGGGTGACGGCCGGCTACGACGCGGTGCAGATGGTGGCCAAGGCGGTGCAGGAAAGCGGCGCGTCGTCCAAGGAAATCATCGCCTACTGGAACAGCCTGAACCCCTACCAGGGCTACTTCGGCAACTACACCTATACGCCCGACCAGCATAACGGCTATCCGACGGCCGACGTCGTCATGTCGGCCGCGAACTCGGCCAAGCACGGCACCTTCGCGCTGGCGCCCGGCTACGCCTGA
- a CDS encoding nuclear transport factor 2 family protein has translation MKLKPFAATFLFCAAACLCATAQSAPADNKAVVTAFFRMLFQDKNVDKALQTYVDKNLIQHDPYLPDGASAMADFYGPYLEQHPMATADIKRMIAEDDLVVVHSLWKESPEDTGQAVVDIFRLRDGKIVEHWDVSQDIPENPANRNTMF, from the coding sequence ATGAAGCTCAAACCTTTCGCCGCCACTTTCCTGTTCTGCGCGGCCGCATGCCTGTGCGCCACCGCGCAATCGGCGCCGGCCGACAACAAGGCGGTGGTGACGGCGTTCTTCCGCATGCTGTTCCAGGACAAGAACGTCGACAAGGCGCTGCAGACCTATGTCGACAAGAACCTGATCCAGCACGACCCCTATCTGCCGGACGGCGCCTCGGCCATGGCCGACTTCTACGGGCCGTACCTGGAACAGCATCCGATGGCCACGGCGGATATCAAGCGCATGATCGCGGAAGACGATCTGGTCGTGGTGCATTCGCTGTGGAAGGAATCGCCGGAGGACACGGGCCAAGCCGTGGTCGATATCTTCCGCCTGCGCGACGGCAAGATCGTCGAACACTGGGACGTCAGCCAGGACATCCCGGAAAACCCCGCCAACCGGAACACGATGTTCTAG
- a CDS encoding alpha/beta hydrolase: MSCHPDIAAPRPLPAGAAASPAGSAPADVLPPHRVRFYGRRAQGAATPLAVHFHGGAFVSGSVDQPSTVAQLLADAGAIVLSVDYPLAPDHPFPSAVEAAYATLRWAHQHRQQLAGRGAALFVAGEEAGGCIAAAVALMARDRLGPPVDGQILFSPMLDASMGTASVRAAQGTPAGAQWAGGWRGYLSCPCDASHPYATPMAGTRLAGLPPLLLLSGPDDPLRDEGRAYASRLRAAGVAVIREARDHAIDWGAQRLGAAPADAVELDAVRARLFSFLVTHPGGAGQAAQL, from the coding sequence ATGTCCTGCCATCCCGATATTGCCGCGCCGCGGCCCTTGCCCGCGGGCGCCGCTGCTTCACCGGCCGGCTCCGCGCCTGCCGATGTACTGCCTCCGCACCGCGTGCGCTTCTACGGCCGCCGCGCCCAAGGCGCCGCCACGCCGCTGGCGGTGCACTTCCACGGCGGCGCTTTCGTGTCCGGTTCCGTGGACCAGCCCTCCACCGTGGCGCAACTGCTGGCCGACGCCGGCGCCATCGTCCTATCGGTGGATTACCCGCTGGCGCCCGACCATCCTTTCCCGTCCGCGGTGGAAGCCGCCTATGCGACGCTGCGATGGGCCCACCAGCATCGCCAGCAACTGGCCGGCAGGGGCGCCGCGCTATTCGTCGCGGGCGAGGAAGCCGGCGGCTGTATTGCCGCCGCGGTCGCCCTGATGGCGCGCGACCGCCTGGGGCCGCCCGTGGACGGCCAGATCCTGTTCTCGCCCATGCTGGATGCCAGCATGGGCACGGCCTCCGTGCGCGCGGCCCAAGGCACGCCCGCCGGCGCGCAATGGGCCGGCGGCTGGCGCGGCTATCTGTCCTGTCCCTGCGATGCCAGCCATCCTTACGCCACCCCGATGGCCGGTACCCGCCTGGCCGGTTTGCCGCCGCTGCTGCTGCTGAGCGGCCCCGACGACCCGCTGCGCGACGAGGGCCGGGCCTATGCCAGCCGCCTGCGCGCGGCCGGCGTGGCGGTCATCCGCGAGGCCCGCGATCATGCCATCGACTGGGGCGCGCAGCGGCTCGGCGCGGCGCCGGCGGACGCGGTCGAACTGGACGCCGTGCGGGCCCGTCTCTTCAGCTTCCTGGTCACCCATCCGGGGGGTGCGGGACAAGCTGCTCAGCTTTAG
- a CDS encoding zf-TFIIB domain-containing protein, with translation MKCPTCREPDLVMSSRQNIEIDYCPQCRGVWLDRGELDKLIERSVQESGMSQASAPPPQPPQQPAGRPYGHDDRELHYGDRGYDRGYRKKSFWHEIFD, from the coding sequence ATGAAGTGCCCTACCTGCCGAGAACCCGATCTGGTCATGTCGTCGCGGCAGAACATCGAGATCGACTATTGCCCCCAATGCCGGGGCGTATGGCTGGACCGCGGCGAACTGGACAAGCTGATCGAGCGCAGCGTCCAGGAAAGCGGCATGTCGCAGGCGTCGGCGCCCCCGCCGCAGCCGCCGCAACAGCCGGCCGGGCGCCCTTATGGCCACGACGACCGCGAGCTCCACTACGGCGACCGTGGCTACGACCGTGGCTACCGCAAGAAATCCTTCTGGCACGAAATCTTCGATTGA
- a CDS encoding VOC family protein, which produces MDLLINIDVDDIALAEAFYRDAFGLRPGRRFGEDGVEMLGAAVPIYLLRKQAGTRPAPQATGARHYGRHWTPVHLDIVVTDCDAAVARAVAAGATLETPATTHPWGRIAGLADPFGHGLCILQFLGRGYDAIAGQADG; this is translated from the coding sequence GTGGATCTTCTCATCAATATCGACGTCGACGACATCGCCCTTGCAGAGGCCTTCTACCGCGACGCCTTCGGACTGCGGCCGGGACGGCGCTTCGGCGAAGACGGCGTGGAGATGCTGGGAGCCGCCGTGCCGATCTATCTCTTGCGCAAGCAGGCCGGCACCCGCCCGGCGCCGCAAGCCACGGGCGCGCGGCACTATGGCCGGCACTGGACGCCAGTCCATCTGGACATTGTGGTCACGGATTGCGACGCGGCGGTGGCGCGGGCAGTGGCGGCCGGCGCCACGCTGGAGACGCCCGCCACCACCCATCCCTGGGGCCGGATCGCCGGCCTGGCCGATCCCTTCGGCCACGGCCTGTGCATCCTGCAATTCCTGGGGCGCGGCTACGATGCCATAGCCGGGCAGGCGGACGGCTGA
- the panE gene encoding 2-dehydropantoate 2-reductase, which yields MRMLFLGAGGTGGYFGGRAAQAGVDVTFLVRDARAASLREHGLRLRSPRGDATIRPKVATINDLDGHYDVIVLSCKAYDLGSAVTAIRPAVGPGSAVLPIMNGMAHYDVLDHTFGAHRVLGGLCQISATLGPEGEIVHMGAHASFLFGERAGDPRSERCVAVEQALSRADFSARLSETIHQDCWEKYVFLCSLAAGTCLMRGSVGEIASTADGQAIMLNLLAEAQAVSAAAGYRVRPQADGAARKLFTDTASPVTASMFRDLRQGLRVEADHIVGDMIARGAARGIATPYLRVAYSHLQVYQQQREAQAA from the coding sequence ATGCGGATGTTGTTCCTGGGCGCCGGCGGTACCGGCGGCTATTTCGGCGGACGCGCGGCACAGGCCGGCGTCGACGTCACCTTCCTGGTGCGCGATGCGCGCGCGGCGTCGCTGCGCGAGCACGGCCTACGCCTGCGCAGCCCCCGTGGCGATGCCACGATCCGCCCCAAGGTCGCTACGATCAACGACCTCGACGGCCATTACGACGTGATCGTGCTCAGTTGCAAGGCCTACGACCTGGGCAGCGCCGTCACCGCCATCAGGCCCGCCGTGGGGCCCGGTTCCGCGGTGCTGCCCATCATGAACGGCATGGCGCACTACGACGTGCTGGACCATACCTTCGGCGCCCACCGGGTGCTGGGCGGGCTGTGCCAGATCAGCGCCACGCTGGGGCCGGAAGGCGAAATCGTCCATATGGGCGCCCACGCCAGTTTCCTGTTCGGCGAGCGGGCGGGCGACCCGCGCAGCGAGCGCTGCGTGGCGGTCGAGCAGGCCCTGTCGCGCGCCGATTTTTCGGCGCGCCTGAGCGAGACCATCCATCAGGATTGCTGGGAAAAATACGTGTTCCTCTGCTCGCTAGCGGCCGGCACCTGCCTGATGCGCGGCTCGGTGGGCGAGATCGCCTCGACGGCGGATGGCCAGGCCATCATGCTGAACCTGCTCGCCGAAGCGCAGGCGGTGTCGGCCGCGGCCGGCTACCGGGTGCGGCCGCAGGCCGATGGCGCGGCGCGCAAGCTGTTCACCGACACCGCGTCGCCGGTCACCGCGTCCATGTTCCGCGACCTGCGGCAGGGGCTGCGCGTGGAGGCCGACCACATCGTCGGCGATATGATCGCCCGTGGCGCCGCCCGCGGCATCGCCACGCCTTATTTGCGCGTGGCTTACTCGCATCTGCAGGTCTACCAGCAGCAGCGGGAGGCCCAGGCCGCCTGA
- a CDS encoding LysR family transcriptional regulator — translation MSLTVRQLEVIRAVSVHGSVTEAAAALGISQPAISLMLRDCATQAGFPFFVRKHGRLQATRETQVILAELNRIFDSIERVNRLMDDMREMTVGTVQVASVPTLADNLLSPTIAEFQRSWPHIQISVFTVDNLGVFENVVQERVDFGLGLSPLHHRDGRMVKGRISDICAAELVCVVHPDSPLAARESVTPADLAPYPLISFGKTQPLGALIEDSFRRAGVVRRIAMEVTLTSVACSLARSGAGAAIIDPFHLWAPRDRGVVTLPYRPRTEVKAQMLLPNNTPLSRSAQLFVSALRRTVRERGAAAESQPYSC, via the coding sequence ATGTCGCTTACCGTCCGCCAGTTGGAAGTCATCCGCGCCGTCAGCGTGCACGGCTCCGTGACCGAGGCCGCCGCCGCGCTGGGTATTTCGCAGCCCGCCATCAGCCTGATGCTGCGCGACTGCGCCACACAGGCGGGCTTTCCTTTTTTCGTGCGCAAGCACGGACGCCTGCAGGCCACGCGGGAAACGCAAGTGATCCTGGCGGAGCTGAACCGCATTTTCGACAGCATCGAGCGGGTCAACCGTCTGATGGACGACATGCGGGAAATGACGGTGGGCACGGTGCAGGTGGCGTCGGTGCCGACGCTGGCTGACAATCTGCTGTCGCCCACCATCGCGGAATTCCAGCGATCCTGGCCGCACATCCAGATTTCCGTCTTCACGGTCGACAATCTGGGTGTGTTCGAGAACGTCGTGCAGGAGCGCGTGGATTTCGGCCTGGGGCTGTCGCCGCTGCATCATCGCGACGGCCGCATGGTCAAGGGACGTATCAGCGACATCTGCGCCGCGGAGCTGGTTTGCGTGGTGCACCCCGACAGCCCGCTGGCGGCCCGCGAGTCGGTCACGCCGGCGGACCTGGCCCCCTATCCGCTCATCTCTTTCGGCAAGACGCAGCCACTGGGCGCGCTGATCGAAGACAGCTTCCGCCGCGCCGGCGTGGTGCGGCGCATCGCCATGGAAGTCACGCTGACCTCGGTAGCGTGCTCGCTGGCGCGTTCCGGCGCGGGCGCGGCCATCATCGATCCCTTCCATCTGTGGGCCCCGCGCGACCGTGGCGTCGTGACGCTGCCCTACCGGCCGCGCACGGAAGTGAAGGCGCAGATGCTGCTGCCCAACAATACGCCGTTGTCTCGCTCGGCCCAGCTGTTCGTTTCCGCCCTGCGCCGCACGGTGCGCGAACGCGGCGCGGCGGCGGAGTCGCAGCCCTACAGCTGCTGA
- a CDS encoding phytanoyl-CoA dioxygenase family protein: MSQDYLLPEETTLEYKARGYISLEEICPPDEVAQIRQTLMRMFENKVGYEEGAQYDFASRDDPDKPQTFPSLHDPSHYAPELLKTTYHRRALAIARQLLGEDAALYGEHALLKPARVGPETPWHQDEAFRSPDFEYRELSIWLPLQPVGEVNGCMQFIPGSHRYDVLKHRSPGYDKTLHPLECCDEFPRDKAVAVPLPAGGCTVHDMRTLHYTGPNTSDAPRLAYILIFNIPPVYKPGLRKFDWLEGRRTDSQVRKREWHRRGGFAIEVMRRLPRARLTNGRWMAWAAIRAVSKVWHRPR; this comes from the coding sequence GTGAGCCAGGATTATCTCCTTCCGGAAGAAACGACGCTTGAATACAAGGCCCGGGGGTATATCTCCCTGGAAGAGATCTGCCCCCCCGATGAGGTGGCGCAGATACGGCAGACGCTGATGCGCATGTTCGAGAACAAGGTGGGCTATGAGGAGGGCGCGCAATACGACTTCGCCAGCCGCGACGATCCCGACAAGCCGCAAACCTTTCCCAGCCTGCACGACCCTTCGCACTACGCCCCGGAACTGCTGAAGACGACCTATCACCGCCGCGCCTTGGCCATCGCGCGCCAACTGCTGGGCGAGGACGCCGCGCTGTACGGCGAACACGCCCTGCTCAAGCCGGCGCGCGTCGGACCGGAGACGCCGTGGCACCAGGACGAGGCCTTTCGCTCGCCGGACTTCGAGTACCGCGAACTCAGTATCTGGCTGCCCTTGCAACCCGTGGGCGAGGTCAATGGCTGCATGCAGTTCATTCCCGGGTCGCACCGCTACGACGTGCTCAAGCATCGTTCGCCGGGCTACGACAAGACCTTGCATCCGCTGGAATGCTGCGACGAATTCCCGCGCGACAAGGCAGTGGCCGTGCCCCTACCGGCCGGCGGCTGCACCGTCCACGATATGCGGACCCTGCACTACACCGGCCCGAACACGTCGGATGCGCCGCGGCTGGCCTACATCCTGATCTTCAACATCCCGCCGGTCTACAAGCCGGGGCTGCGCAAGTTCGACTGGCTGGAAGGCCGCCGGACCGATAGCCAGGTCCGCAAGCGCGAATGGCATCGCCGTGGCGGCTTCGCCATCGAAGTCATGCGCCGCCTGCCCCGGGCGCGGCTGACCAACGGCCGCTGGATGGCCTGGGCGGCGATCCGGGCGGTCAGCAAGGTCTGGCACCGGCCGCGCTGA
- a CDS encoding mandelate racemase/muconate lactonizing enzyme family protein, with protein sequence MNIVSVASEVVSLPFDMGGPYQRFAGALWDRLDILLVRVETEDGLVGWGEAFGHAAIPSTRAALDTIVAPLVIGRDAGDIAGMTRAVLHATHLLGRNGAYVFAWSGVEIALWDLLGKRTGLPVHRLLGAAPCADLPAYSSLLNYSDDALVARNTAAAVEQGYRHVKLHEVTRSAVRAAQAAGGPETAIMLDTNCAWDVPTALAMADSLRGDGMYWLEEPVWPPEDTLGLARVRQRGIPIAAGENVAGPQGFQRLLEAQALDIAQPSVTKIGGIGEAMRVATLCQVHGVQTVPHSPYFGPGFVATLHIAAALPAKPLIEVLWLDMEANPFDPWVRARDGRVAVPQGPGLGCDPDPEVLARYRVGERHVTREKHA encoded by the coding sequence ATGAATATCGTGTCCGTCGCATCCGAAGTCGTGTCGCTGCCCTTCGACATGGGCGGCCCCTACCAGCGCTTCGCCGGCGCCCTGTGGGACCGGCTGGACATCCTGCTGGTACGCGTGGAAACCGAGGACGGCCTGGTGGGTTGGGGCGAGGCCTTCGGCCACGCCGCCATCCCCTCCACGCGCGCCGCCCTCGACACCATCGTCGCGCCGCTGGTCATCGGCCGCGACGCCGGCGACATCGCCGGCATGACCCGCGCGGTGCTGCACGCGACCCACCTGCTGGGCCGCAACGGCGCCTACGTCTTCGCGTGGTCGGGCGTGGAGATCGCCCTGTGGGACCTGCTGGGCAAGCGCACCGGCCTGCCCGTGCATCGCCTGCTGGGCGCGGCGCCCTGCGCCGACCTGCCGGCCTATTCCAGCCTGCTGAACTACAGCGACGACGCCCTGGTGGCGCGCAATACCGCGGCCGCCGTGGAGCAGGGCTACCGGCACGTCAAGCTGCACGAAGTCACGCGCAGCGCGGTGCGGGCCGCGCAGGCGGCGGGGGGCCCGGAAACCGCCATCATGCTGGACACCAACTGCGCCTGGGACGTGCCCACGGCGCTGGCCATGGCCGACAGCCTGCGCGGCGACGGCATGTACTGGCTGGAAGAGCCGGTGTGGCCGCCGGAAGACACGCTGGGCCTGGCCCGCGTGCGGCAGCGCGGCATTCCCATCGCCGCGGGCGAAAACGTCGCCGGCCCGCAGGGTTTCCAGCGCCTGCTGGAAGCCCAGGCGCTGGACATCGCGCAACCCAGCGTCACCAAGATCGGCGGCATCGGCGAGGCCATGCGCGTGGCCACGCTGTGCCAGGTGCATGGCGTGCAGACGGTGCCGCATTCACCCTACTTCGGCCCGGGCTTCGTCGCCACGCTGCACATCGCCGCGGCGCTGCCCGCCAAGCCGCTGATCGAAGTCCTGTGGCTGGACATGGAAGCCAATCCCTTCGATCCCTGGGTGCGCGCGCGCGACGGCCGCGTCGCGGTGCCGCAGGGACCGGGCCTGGGTTGCGATCCCGATCCAGAAGTGCTGGCGCGCTACCGCGTCGGCGAACGCCACGTTACCCGGGAGAAGCACGCATGA
- a CDS encoding mandelate racemase/muconate lactonizing enzyme family protein codes for MKIERLETRALSLPLDRPIESALGSIRGCGVVLVYAYTDAGIVGENLVFTLNDRRTGVLQRMVDELADLVVGRDAGHIAGFWARAWKDINFFGHKGVPVMGISAIDGALWDIAGKAAGMPLYRLLGGARDRLPAYHSGGLWLDRDIDGLAREAQDMVRQGFKAVKMRLGMPDPRQDAERVRAVRQAIGPGIRLMADANQGLNEAQAIRLGRMLEEYDLTWFEEPLPAWDLEGVARVAAALDTPIASGETEYTRYGFRTMLGLRSADILMPDLQRVGGVSEFMRVGHMAESHDVPVSSHLFPETSIQVLGALANAIYLEYMPWFSSLYQERLEFVDGDAVVPERPGWGFTLDPRRIAELQNARR; via the coding sequence ATGAAGATAGAACGCCTGGAAACCCGCGCCCTGTCGCTGCCGCTGGACCGGCCCATCGAAAGCGCGCTGGGATCGATACGCGGCTGCGGCGTGGTACTGGTGTATGCCTATACCGATGCCGGCATCGTCGGCGAGAACCTGGTCTTCACGCTCAACGACCGGCGCACCGGCGTGCTGCAGCGCATGGTGGACGAACTGGCCGACCTGGTGGTGGGCCGCGATGCCGGACACATCGCCGGCTTCTGGGCGCGCGCGTGGAAGGACATCAACTTCTTCGGCCACAAGGGCGTGCCGGTGATGGGCATCTCCGCCATCGACGGCGCGCTGTGGGACATCGCCGGCAAGGCCGCCGGCATGCCGCTGTACCGCCTGCTGGGCGGCGCGCGCGACCGGCTGCCGGCCTATCACAGCGGCGGCCTGTGGCTGGACCGCGATATCGACGGCCTGGCGCGCGAGGCCCAGGACATGGTGCGGCAAGGCTTCAAGGCCGTGAAAATGCGCCTGGGCATGCCGGACCCGCGCCAGGACGCCGAGCGCGTGCGCGCCGTGCGCCAGGCCATCGGTCCCGGAATCCGCCTGATGGCCGATGCCAACCAGGGCTTGAACGAAGCGCAGGCGATACGGCTGGGCCGCATGCTGGAGGAATACGACCTGACGTGGTTCGAGGAGCCGCTGCCGGCCTGGGACCTGGAGGGCGTCGCGCGCGTGGCCGCCGCGCTGGACACGCCGATCGCCAGCGGGGAAACCGAGTACACGCGCTACGGCTTCCGCACGATGCTGGGGCTGCGCAGCGCCGACATCCTGATGCCGGACCTGCAGCGCGTAGGCGGCGTCAGCGAATTCATGCGCGTGGGCCACATGGCGGAAAGCCACGACGTGCCGGTGTCCAGCCATCTTTTCCCCGAGACCAGCATCCAGGTCCTGGGCGCGCTGGCCAATGCCATCTATCTGGAATACATGCCCTGGTTTTCGTCGCTATACCAGGAGCGGCTGGAATTCGTCGATGGCGATGCCGTGGTGCCGGAAAGGCCGGGCTGGGGCTTCACGCTCGATCCGCGCCGCATCGCCGAGCTGCAAAACGCGCGCCGCTGA